One genomic window of Cannabis sativa cultivar Pink pepper isolate KNU-18-1 chromosome 2, ASM2916894v1, whole genome shotgun sequence includes the following:
- the LOC115720702 gene encoding sterol 3-beta-glucosyltransferase UGT80A2 isoform X1 — translation MADHRRTRSATSSSDISVSLDAESFTTDANARGINDIKLSGESTAGEGSAPGEVDSHSTSSSSSNSNLNHNPLDQLQPAKLTQNRSLAALATKLFDDKIPFKKKLKWVRRVATVTHDGAVRFDVPGDIKPHSLDLETGVVYNGTGDEEHVEAPEDKHVPPLQIVMLIVGTRGDVQPFIAIGKRLQGDGHRVRLATHANFEDFVLTAGLEFYPLGGDPKVLAGYMVKNKGFLPSGPSDIPIQRNQMKDIIFSLLPACKEDDPKTNIPFKVDAIIANPPAYGHTHVAEALKVPIHIFFTMPWTPTSEFPHPLSRVKQQIGYRLSYQIVDALIWLGIRDMINEFRKKTLKLRPITYLSGTSSSPNDIPYGYIWSPHLVPKPKDWGPNIDVVGFCFLDLASSYEPPDSLVKWLEAGEKPIYIGFGSLPVEEPGKMTKIIVQALEITEQRGIINKGWGGLGNLEEPKESVYLLDNCPHDWLFPRCSSVVHHGGAGTTAAGLKAACPTTIVPFFGDQPFWGERVHARGVGPAPIPVEEFTLDKLVDAIRCMLDPKVKEQAVEIAKAMENEDGVAGAVRAFYKQYRPPMSNSEALSHHRKRFSVRQCFGLSCS, via the exons ATGGCGGATCATCGCCGGACCCGATCCGCTACTTCGAGCAGTGACATTTCTGTATCTCTAGACGCAGAAAGCTTTACTACTGATGCAAATGCCAGAG GAATTAATGACATAAAATTATCTGGAGAGAGCACGGCAGGGGAAGGATCAGCGCCAGGAGAAGTAGATTCGCATTCGACTTCAAGTTCGAGTTCGAATTCGAATTTGAATCACAATCCGCTGGACCAGCTTCAACCGGCCAAATTAACACAGAATCGCTCTTTGGCTGCCTTAGCAACTAAACTTTTTGACGACAAGATTCCATTCAAGAAGAAG TTGAAATGGGTAAGAAGAGTGGCTACTGTTACACATGATGGTGCTGTAAGGTTCGATGTTCCGGGAGATATTAAACCACATAGTCTTGATCTTGAAACTGGAGTCGTTTATAATGGTACTGGAGATGAAGAACATGTTGAGGCACCAGAAGACAAACATGTGCCTCCATTGCAAATTGTTATGCTTATTGTTGGAACAAGAGGAGATGTGCAACCCTTTATTGCTATTGGAAAACGGCTGCAG GGAGATGGGCATAGAGTTAGGCTGGCAACTCATGCAAATTTTGAAGATTTTGTTCTTACTGCTGGACTGGAATTCTATCCTTTAGGGGGAGATCCAAAAGTTCTTGCTGGTT ATATGGTGAAGAACAAAGGATTCCTGCCGTCCGGACCCTCAGACATACCAATTCAGCGAAATCAAATGAAGGATATTATATTTTCTTTGCTCCCTGCATGCAAGGAAGATGATCCTAAAACCAATATTCCATTTAAAGTAGATGCAATAATTGCCAATCCCCCAGCATATG GACATACACATGTTGCTGAGGCGCTAAAAGTACCAATTCATATATTTTTCACCATGCCATGGAC CCCTACTAGTGAATTTCCACATCCTCTATCACGTGTTAAGCAACAAATTGGATATAGA CTATCATATCAAATAGTTGATGCATTGATTTGGCTAGGAATACGAGACATGATAAATGAATTTAGGAAGAAAACGCTGAAGCTGAGACCTATAACGTATTTAAGTGGAACCTCTAGTTCTCCCAATGACATCCCATATGGGTATATATGGAGTCCTCATCTTGTTCCCAAACCCAAAG ATTGGGGGCCTAATATTGACGTGGTTGGATTCTGCTTTCTTGACCTTGCTTCAAGTTATGAACCACCGGATTCACTTGTGAAGTGGCTTGAAGCTGGGGAAAAGCCCATATACATTGGATTTGGTAGTCTT CCTGTTGAAGAGCCAGGGAAAATGACCAAGATTATAGTTCAAGCTCTGGAAATAACTGAACAAAGAGGCATCATTAACAAAGGTTGGGGTGGCCTTGGGAATT TGGAAGAACCAAAAGAATCTGTGTACTTATTGGACAATTGCCCGCACGATTGGTTATTTCCTCGTTGCTCTTCCGTG GTACATCATGGCGGTGCAGGAACAACTGCAGCTGGTCTAAAAGCTGCG TGTCCAACAACAATAGTACCGTTCTTTGGAGACCAGCCATTTTGGGGGGAGAGAGTACATGCTAGAGGAGTTGGTCCTGCTCCCATCCCAGTTGAGGAATTCACGCTTGATAAGCTGGTTGATGCCATACGTTGCATGCTAGATCCCAAG GTGAAAGAGCAGGCTGTTGAAATTGCCAAGGCCATGGAAAATGAGGATGGTGTGGCGGGGGCTGTCAGAGCTTTCTACAAGCAATACAGACCACCAATGAGTAATAGTGAAGCCTTGTCGCATCATCGGAAGAGATTTTCAGTTAGGCAATGTTTTGGTTTGTCGTGCTCTTGA
- the LOC115720702 gene encoding sterol 3-beta-glucosyltransferase UGT80A2 isoform X2, giving the protein MADHRRTRSATSSSDISVSLDAESFTTDANARGINDIKLSGESTAGEGSAPGEVDSHSTSSSSSNSNLNHNPLDQLQPAKLTQNRSLAALATKLFDDKIPFKKKLKWVRRVATVTHDGAVRFDVPGDIKPHSLDLETGVVYNGTGDEEHVEAPEDKHVPPLQIVMLIVGTRGDVQPFIAIGKRLQGDGHRVRLATHANFEDFVLTAGLEFYPLGGDPKVLAGYMVKNKGFLPSGPSDIPIQRNQMKDIIFSLLPACKEDDPKTNIPFKVDAIIANPPAYGHTHVAEALKVPIHIFFTMPWTPTSEFPHPLSRVKQQIGYRLSYQIVDALIWLGIRDMINEFRKKTLKLRPITYLSGTSSSPNDIPYGYIWSPHLVPKPKDWGPNIDVVGFCFLDLASSYEPPDSLVKWLEAGEKPIYIGFGSLPVEEPGKMTKIIVQALEITEQRGIINKGWGGLGNLEEPKESVYLLDNCPHDWLFPRCSSVHHGGAGTTAAGLKAACPTTIVPFFGDQPFWGERVHARGVGPAPIPVEEFTLDKLVDAIRCMLDPKVKEQAVEIAKAMENEDGVAGAVRAFYKQYRPPMSNSEALSHHRKRFSVRQCFGLSCS; this is encoded by the exons ATGGCGGATCATCGCCGGACCCGATCCGCTACTTCGAGCAGTGACATTTCTGTATCTCTAGACGCAGAAAGCTTTACTACTGATGCAAATGCCAGAG GAATTAATGACATAAAATTATCTGGAGAGAGCACGGCAGGGGAAGGATCAGCGCCAGGAGAAGTAGATTCGCATTCGACTTCAAGTTCGAGTTCGAATTCGAATTTGAATCACAATCCGCTGGACCAGCTTCAACCGGCCAAATTAACACAGAATCGCTCTTTGGCTGCCTTAGCAACTAAACTTTTTGACGACAAGATTCCATTCAAGAAGAAG TTGAAATGGGTAAGAAGAGTGGCTACTGTTACACATGATGGTGCTGTAAGGTTCGATGTTCCGGGAGATATTAAACCACATAGTCTTGATCTTGAAACTGGAGTCGTTTATAATGGTACTGGAGATGAAGAACATGTTGAGGCACCAGAAGACAAACATGTGCCTCCATTGCAAATTGTTATGCTTATTGTTGGAACAAGAGGAGATGTGCAACCCTTTATTGCTATTGGAAAACGGCTGCAG GGAGATGGGCATAGAGTTAGGCTGGCAACTCATGCAAATTTTGAAGATTTTGTTCTTACTGCTGGACTGGAATTCTATCCTTTAGGGGGAGATCCAAAAGTTCTTGCTGGTT ATATGGTGAAGAACAAAGGATTCCTGCCGTCCGGACCCTCAGACATACCAATTCAGCGAAATCAAATGAAGGATATTATATTTTCTTTGCTCCCTGCATGCAAGGAAGATGATCCTAAAACCAATATTCCATTTAAAGTAGATGCAATAATTGCCAATCCCCCAGCATATG GACATACACATGTTGCTGAGGCGCTAAAAGTACCAATTCATATATTTTTCACCATGCCATGGAC CCCTACTAGTGAATTTCCACATCCTCTATCACGTGTTAAGCAACAAATTGGATATAGA CTATCATATCAAATAGTTGATGCATTGATTTGGCTAGGAATACGAGACATGATAAATGAATTTAGGAAGAAAACGCTGAAGCTGAGACCTATAACGTATTTAAGTGGAACCTCTAGTTCTCCCAATGACATCCCATATGGGTATATATGGAGTCCTCATCTTGTTCCCAAACCCAAAG ATTGGGGGCCTAATATTGACGTGGTTGGATTCTGCTTTCTTGACCTTGCTTCAAGTTATGAACCACCGGATTCACTTGTGAAGTGGCTTGAAGCTGGGGAAAAGCCCATATACATTGGATTTGGTAGTCTT CCTGTTGAAGAGCCAGGGAAAATGACCAAGATTATAGTTCAAGCTCTGGAAATAACTGAACAAAGAGGCATCATTAACAAAGGTTGGGGTGGCCTTGGGAATT TGGAAGAACCAAAAGAATCTGTGTACTTATTGGACAATTGCCCGCACGATTGGTTATTTCCTCGTTGCTCTTCC GTACATCATGGCGGTGCAGGAACAACTGCAGCTGGTCTAAAAGCTGCG TGTCCAACAACAATAGTACCGTTCTTTGGAGACCAGCCATTTTGGGGGGAGAGAGTACATGCTAGAGGAGTTGGTCCTGCTCCCATCCCAGTTGAGGAATTCACGCTTGATAAGCTGGTTGATGCCATACGTTGCATGCTAGATCCCAAG GTGAAAGAGCAGGCTGTTGAAATTGCCAAGGCCATGGAAAATGAGGATGGTGTGGCGGGGGCTGTCAGAGCTTTCTACAAGCAATACAGACCACCAATGAGTAATAGTGAAGCCTTGTCGCATCATCGGAAGAGATTTTCAGTTAGGCAATGTTTTGGTTTGTCGTGCTCTTGA